From a single Arachis hypogaea cultivar Tifrunner chromosome 3, arahy.Tifrunner.gnm2.J5K5, whole genome shotgun sequence genomic region:
- the LOC112789909 gene encoding sec1 family domain-containing protein MIP3 → MRILLNREKEKTMALVDVIISCTDSLKQISEHVEDAIVYLDAGSTESFQFIGAYPILLDLGAQAICSLESMSVLDAVADWNSHSNPAGKFVVITSRLLSDAHRYILRCLSAHQVVRHCVIFTSISEAAHSVFPDSPLGPDAYREYESLLVQDYDELNKKSGAKPRQFGSKVQAKIKFEDGGRSKLSPSGEDVPHLEASSSGRDFLEQTPLDSTEDAVFKLDVSVHHFPMILCPLSPRVFVLPSEGLMAEAHLSSEHEDSIGPGFPPLSTGMLSDTDDVPPGATLTAHFLYHLAAKMDLKMEIFSLGDMSKTVGKILTDMSSLYDVGRRKRSAGLLLIDRTLDLLTPCCHGDSLFDRMFSSLPRRNRISNTQGKGSGLQLKLGSSYLQRAPLDAQIPLTKILNDEDWQINNFRLLESVEAFLCGWNSGDSDSQVTGLINLGQKIHEKESHSSAEILIGSFVSSETFRGTPFLEAILDRRTKDGGLLVKKWLQETLRRENITVNVKSRAGFVTKPELQAMIKALTGSQSSLLKNKAIIQIASATLFALEETNCTKWDAFSSAEKILSVSSGETSQSLAAQIGDLINKSALLGSQVNKGKSEMSKGLLSLQDAILLMIVGYILAGENFPSSSSEGPFSWQEERLLKDAVVDALLENPSVANLKFLDGIREELEKNVCKSKSEKDTEKLDIDDFDDEQWGEWGDEDVEDDSKNEQAYGDVQLKLELRDRVDNLFKFLHKLSNLKRKNIPLRDGSLTMEGNFSEDSYMGKGLLYKLLTRVLGKYDVPGLEYHSSTVGRLFKSGFGRFGLGQAKPSLADQNVILVFVIGGINGVEVREAQEALAESGRPDIELLVGGTTLLTPENMLDLLLGDSSFF, encoded by the exons ATGCGTATTCTACTGAATCGGgaaaaagagaagacaatggcTTTGGTTGATGTTATCATTTCTTGCACCGATTCCCTCAAACAG ATATCAGAGCATGTGGAAGATGCTATTGTTTATTTAGATGCTGGTTCTACAGAGAGTTTCCAGTTTATAGGGGCATATCCTATACTTCTTGATCTTGGAGCACAAGCTATTTGCAGTTTGGAAAGTATGTCAGTACTTGATGCG GTGGCTGATTGGAACTCACATTCTAATCCTGCGGGGAAATTTGTGGTTATTACATCACGCCTATTAAGTGATGCACATCGGTATATTTTACGTTGCCTGAGTGCACATCAAGTTGTTCGTCACTGCGTTATATTTACATCTATCTCAGAG GCAGCTCATTCGGTGTTTCCGGATTCACCTCTGGGACCAGATGCCTATCGTGAATATGAATCCTTATTGGTTCAAGATTATGACGAACTAAATAAGAAATCTGGGGCAAAACCTAGGCAGTTTGGTAGTAAAGTCCAGGCAAAGATTAAATTTGAAGACGGAGGACGTTCAAAACTTTCTCCCAGTGGAGAGGATGTTCCTCATCTTGAAGCTAGTTCAAGTGGAAGAGATTTTTTGGAACAGACTCCATTGGACTCCACTGAAGATGCAGTGTTTAAATTGGATGTTTCTGTTCATCATTTTCCAATGATTTTATGTCCCTTATCACCAAGAGTATTTGTTCTACCTTCAGAAGGATTGATGGCTGAAGCACACTTATCATCTGAGCATGAGGATTCCATTGGTCCTGGATTTCCTCCCTTAAGTACTGGTATGCTTTCTGATACAGATGATGTGCCTCCAGGTGCAACTCTCACAGCACACTTTCTCTACCATTTGGCGGCCAAG ATGGACTTGAAAATGGAAATTTTCTCCCTTGGGGATATGTCAAAAACTGTTGGAAAAATTTTGACTGACATGTCAAGTCTTTACGATGTAGGCCGCCGTAAACGGTCAGCAGGACTGTTACTCATTGATCGCACACTTGATCTCCTTACTCCTTGCTGTCATGGTGACTCACTATTTGACCGTATGTTCTCTTCTTTGCCCCGAAGGAATCGAATTTCCAATACCCAAGGTAAAGGTTCAGGGCTCCAGCTCAAACTTGGTTCTTCGTACCTGCAACGTGCTCCTTTAGATGCTCAGATACCACTTACAAAGATCCTTAATGATGAAGATTGGCAAATAAACAACTTTCGGCTTTTAGAAAGTGTTGAAGCTTTTCTATGTGGTTGGAACTCTGGTGATTCTGATTCTCAGGTTACAGGTTTGATTAATCTTGGTCAGAAAATTCATGAAAAAGAGAGTCACTCTAGTGCAGAAATACTCATTGGATCTTTTGTTTCCTCTGAAACTTTCCGTGGAACCCCATTCTTGGAAGCTATACTGGATAGAAGAACAAAAGATGGGGGCTTACTAGTAAAGAAATGGCTACAAGAAACTCTGCGCAGGGAAAACATTACTGTAAATGTGAAATCCCGTGCTGGTTTTGTTACAAAACCTGAGCTACAAGCTATGATCAAAGCATTGACTGGGAGCCAATCATCTTTGCTGAAGAATAAAGCAATTATCCAAATTGCTTCAGCCACATTGTTTGCACTTGAAGAAACAAATTGTACCAAGTGGGATGCATTTAGCAGTGCAGAGAAGATTCTGAGTGTGAGTTCAGGGGAAACCAGTCAAAGTCTTGCTGCTCAAATTGGTGATCTCATCAATAAGAGTGCTCTGTTGGGATCTCAAGTAAATAAAGggaaaagtgagatgtcaaaaggGTTACTTTCTTTGCAAGATGCTATTCTGTTGATGATTGTTGGATATATATTGGCCGGTGAAAATTTTCCATCATCTAGTTCTGAAGGCCCATTTTCTTGGCAGGAGGAACGCTTGTTAAAAGATGCTGTTGTAGATGCCCTTCTTGAAAATCCATCAGTTGCAAATCTCAAGTTTCTAGATGGGATAAGGGAAGAGCTTGAGAAAAATGTATGCAAGTCAAAATCGGAGAAAGATACTGAAAAACTAGACATCGATGATTTTGATGATGAGCAGTGGGGGGAATGGGGGGATGAAGATGTTGAGGATGACAGCAAAAATGAACAAGCGTATGGTGACGTGCAACTTAAGTTGGAGTTGCGCGACAGGGTGGATAACTTGTTCAAATTTCTTCATAAGTTATCCAATCTGAAAAGAAAGAATATACCACTTAGGGATGGATCATTGACCATGGAAGGCAATTTCAGTGAGGATTCCTATATGGGGAAAGGATTACTTTATAAGCTACTAACAAGGGTGCTAGGCAAGTATGACGTGCCAGGGTTAGAATATCATTCTTCCACTGTAGGTCGTCTGTTCAAAAGCGGGTTTGGCAGATTTGGCCTTGGTCAG GCAAAACCAAGTCTTGCTGATCAAAATGTCATTTTGGTGTTTGTTATTGGGGGCATTAATGGAGTCGAG GTTCGTGAAGCTCAAGAGGCATTGGCTGAAAGCGGAAGACCTGACATAGAATTGCTTGTTGGTGGAACAACTCTTCTAACTCCTGAAAACATGCTTGATTTATTGCTAGGGGACTCCagtttcttttaa